A window of Gouania willdenowi chromosome 12, fGouWil2.1, whole genome shotgun sequence contains these coding sequences:
- the LOC114473370 gene encoding probable E3 ubiquitin-protein ligase TRIM8 produces MAAICKSLLEDVLRCPICLDVFKEPIQPPCRHSFCTTCILKAWEDKTMVHCPLCKQAYTEKPELTKNFELANIVEHVSNLSALSQVPLVLNCVLCTQNPPLPVKRVCLCCKKPCCETHIQTLLRQSCVAPRHLLVAHKDLTAWTCPTHQEYRSLYCEEEEVAVCPSCSTSRCTNQRHTVSDVGTKHKEIQANLRRQENKLRCQNQSIYEQLEKLESDQMQIKEAEVKLKRQLKEQHAEMCRTLNNIKQIQHMERKFSSYLMKTSEPIKQLKNKHKEGEHLLSSVQGFQKKAESLDIMKNTKPYQLRMNKYNHCLNGVIPPPHTVNSAYLLSRMSSKKMFMKKRLKEPIRDAPILYDVQSPSSSAAPLLSTNSGQRKRKYSTDLLECSLENANTKDSPSLLNRRKRPRLRIQNPHSLSVCSTGVLPQNPQPGPEHSQAVVVESSSSSRTEYSSSEYSSTENSSTEISSSEYSSTENSSTEYSR; encoded by the exons ATGGCAGCAATCTGTAAATCATTGCTTGAGGATGTGCTTCGGTGTCCCATCTGTCTGGATGTGTTTAAAGAGCCCATCCAGCCGCCGTGTAGGCACAGCTTCTGCACCACTTGCATCTTGAAGGCCTGGGAAGACAAGACAATGGTTCACTGTCCGTTATGCAAACAAGCATACACGGAGAAACCAGAACTGACGAAGAACTTTGAGCTGGCTAACATTGTAGAGCACGTCAGTAATCTGAGTGCATTGTCCCAAGTCCCACTTGTGCTAAACTGTGTGCTGTGTACACAAAACCCACCGCTGCCTGTCAAGAGAGTCTGTCTATGCTGCAAAAAACCCTGCTGTGAAACTCACATTCAGACGCTCCTGCGGCAGTCCTGTGTTGCCCCGCGACACCTTCTAGTGGCCCACAAGGATCTGACAGCTTGGACCTGTCCCACTCACCAGGAGTACAGGTCGCTCTATTgtgaagaggaggaggtggcTGTGTGTCCTTCCTGCAGCACCTCACGCTGCACCAACCAAAGACACACAGTCAGCGATGTGGGCACAAAGCACAAGGAAATACAG GCCAATCTGAGGAGGCAGGAGAACAAACTGAGATGTCAGAATCAGAGCATTTATGAGCAGCTCGAAAAGCTTGAATCAGACCAGATGCAGATAAAG GAGGCAGAGGTCAAACTAAAGAGGCAACTGAAGGAACAGCATGCAGAGATGTGTAGGActttaaacaacataaaacaaatcCAGCACATGGAGAGGAAGTTCAGCTCATATTTGATGAAAACCTCCGAGCCGATTAAGCAGCTCAAAAACAAGCACAAGGAAGGAGAACATCTGCTTAGCTCAGTGCAAGGTTTCCAGAAAAAAGCGGAAAGTCTGGACATTATGAAG aacacaaaacCATACCAGCTGCGGATGAACAA gtaTAACCACTGCCTGAATGGGGTCATTCCCCCACCCCATACAGTCAATTCTGCCTATTTACTGTCGCGCATGTcatcaaaaaaaatgttcatgaaGAAGCGGCTGAAAG AACCGATCCGTGATGCACCCATTCTTTATGATGTCCAGTCTCCCAGCAGTTCTGCTGCCCCCCTACTCAGCACGAACTCAGGACAACGGAAGAGAAAATACAGCACGGACCTTTTAGAGTGTAGCTTAGAGAACGCCAACACAAAGGATTCTCCATCTTTGCTAAACAGAAGAAAAAGGCCTCGTTTGCGGATCCAGAACCCACATTCTTTATCCGTGTGTTCCACGGGAGTCCTTCCCCAGAATCCTCAACCTGGCCCAGAACACAGTCAGGCCGTAGTCGTTgaaagtagcagcagcagccgcacTGAATACAGCAGCTCTGAATACAGCAGCACTGAAAACAGCAGCACTGAAATCAGCAGCTCTGAATACAGCAGCACTGAAAACAGCAGCACTGAATACAGCAGGTGA